In Plasmodium knowlesi strain H genome assembly, contig: PKNH_00_78, whole genome shotgun sequence, the following are encoded in one genomic region:
- a CDS encoding SICAvar, type I (fragment), producing the protein DNMRDDFLWRLGPLLTDMRTKQSDVDTYCTVGKDGKPWNGGDAVGEANKAACKLVAAGLQHISSIKRDYRPQGHDSDNNPFDHQELRQFLSCLWLKAVVQKMKEQSPICDITEGINKALSSASEIKGKYCKKEPCIVCNWTDSDYNQLDNCKIDSKDKISVKPKLEEILDVKDKKDKLTATLKELNAIESPFCNRLQCIQARVEAQKQE; encoded by the coding sequence GATAACATGAGGGATGATTTCCTTTGGAGATTGGGGCCACTCCTCACTGACATGAGGACAAAACAGTCGGATGTTGACACATACTGCACCGTAGGCAAAGACGGCAAACCCTGGAACGGTGGTGACGCCGTAGGCGAAGCCAATAAAGCGGCATGCAAACTCGTTGCAGCGGGGCTGCAGCATATTTCGAGTATTAAACGGGACTATAGACCGCAGGGGCATGATTCGGACAATAATCCATTCGACCACCAGGAACTCAGACAATTTCTTTCCTGTTTGTGGTTAAAAGCTGTCgtacagaaaatgaaagaacagAGCCCCATTTGTGACATAACCGAAGGAATAAATAAAGCTCTCAGTTCTGCGTCTGAAATTAAGGGGAAATATTGTAAGAAGGAACCTTGTATTGTTTGTAATTGGACTGACAGCGACTATAACCAACTTGACAACTGCAAGATTGACAGCAAAGACAAGATCAGTGTGAAGCCTAAATTGGAAGAAATACTTGACgtgaaggacaaaaaggacAAACTTACCGCCACATTGAAGGAGCTAAATGCAATAGAATCCCCTTTCTGTAATCGTCTCCAGTGTATACAAGCTCGAGTGGAGGCTCAGAAGCAGGAG